In the Paenibacillus sp. FSL H7-0357 genome, one interval contains:
- a CDS encoding glycoside hydrolase family 43 protein encodes MNPSSTQYSNPVLPGFYPDPSITRAGEDYYLVCSSFEYFPGVPIFHSRDLIQWKQIGHVLDRISQLDIRGCGSSDGIYAPTIRYHEGTFYMITTDVRGRGNFYVTATDPAGPWSDPISVPFGGIDPSLMFDEDGKVYVTTQQGANYDSHVIQYEINITTGEALTEPVVIWTGDGGPWTEGPHLYKINGLYYIMAASGGTAKEHREIIGRSSSPYGPFERLPQPILTHRGIDHPIQYLGHADLIEGPDGNWWAVFLGVRLGEHGYGVLGRETYLAPVHWNEDGWPMIDNNEGTVELEMNVARPSKGSPQPVEYNGRHEFADSVLPYALTFLRNPAEGSWSLQARPGWLALRGQPGSLNEIGQVAFAGRRQQHVAAEWSTLLELDSGADGEEAGLCARMNEQAHYEIGLAQKDGQRVISAYLTVKGHTQLAGEVPAPTGKAYLKIAADAAEYYLLYSLDGEKWTKLASGAAYALSPQAVEGNGFTGVVIGLYATGHGKTAEATAYFDWFDYRSF; translated from the coding sequence ATGAACCCGTCTTCAACACAATACTCGAACCCGGTTCTTCCGGGCTTCTATCCCGATCCGAGCATAACCCGGGCTGGGGAAGATTATTATCTGGTGTGCAGCTCCTTTGAATATTTTCCGGGAGTGCCGATTTTTCACAGCCGGGATCTGATTCAATGGAAACAGATCGGCCATGTGCTGGACCGGATCAGCCAGCTGGATATCCGCGGCTGCGGCAGCTCCGACGGCATTTATGCACCGACGATCCGCTATCATGAAGGAACCTTCTACATGATTACAACGGATGTGCGGGGAAGAGGCAACTTTTACGTTACAGCAACCGATCCTGCGGGGCCCTGGTCAGATCCGATCAGTGTCCCGTTCGGGGGGATCGACCCTTCCTTGATGTTTGACGAGGATGGCAAAGTTTATGTGACCACTCAGCAGGGAGCTAATTATGATTCCCATGTCATCCAATATGAGATTAATATCACTACGGGAGAGGCGTTGACCGAACCGGTTGTGATCTGGACCGGCGACGGCGGGCCTTGGACGGAAGGGCCGCATTTATACAAGATAAACGGATTGTATTATATTATGGCTGCCTCAGGCGGGACGGCCAAGGAACACCGTGAGATTATCGGGCGCAGCAGTTCTCCGTACGGGCCGTTCGAGCGGCTGCCGCAGCCCATTCTGACACACAGAGGGATCGATCATCCGATTCAGTATTTGGGCCATGCCGATCTGATTGAGGGGCCGGACGGGAACTGGTGGGCTGTCTTTCTGGGTGTGAGGCTTGGAGAACACGGCTACGGGGTGCTCGGACGGGAGACATATCTTGCACCGGTGCACTGGAATGAAGACGGCTGGCCGATGATTGATAATAATGAAGGAACAGTTGAGCTGGAGATGAACGTGGCGCGTCCGTCAAAAGGTTCGCCGCAGCCTGTTGAATATAACGGGCGGCATGAATTTGCAGACAGCGTACTACCGTATGCACTGACCTTTCTGCGCAATCCGGCAGAGGGCAGCTGGTCTTTGCAGGCACGTCCGGGCTGGCTGGCGCTTCGCGGACAGCCGGGAAGTCTGAACGAGATCGGCCAGGTGGCTTTCGCCGGCAGAAGGCAGCAGCATGTGGCTGCGGAATGGAGCACGCTGCTGGAGCTGGATAGCGGGGCGGACGGTGAAGAAGCCGGTCTATGCGCCCGTATGAATGAGCAGGCGCATTATGAAATAGGCCTGGCACAAAAAGACGGCCAAAGAGTGATATCCGCCTATTTGACGGTGAAAGGACATACACAGCTTGCGGGGGAGGTTCCTGCCCCAACCGGCAAAGCCTACCTGAAAATTGCAGCCGATGCTGCCGAATATTATCTTCTCTATTCCTTGGACGGTGAGAAATGGACCAAGCTGGCTTCGGGAGCTGCCTATGCCTTGTCGCCGCAGGCGGTAGAAGGCAACGGTTTTACCGGTGTCGTAATCGGCCTGTACGCTACAGGCCATGGCAAAACAGCGGAAGCGACGGCTTACTTCGACTGGTTTGATTACCGCTCATTCTAG
- a CDS encoding response regulator transcription factor, whose amino-acid sequence MKYKVLLIDDEPSALEGMLLWIDWQELGFEVCGTSSNGREGLQQMKELEPDLVITDVNMPLLNGLEMIAAWQRAGQREIKFAILSGYSEFEYAQTAIRYGINHYLLKPVFPEEAAEELREIHQELKQETRSRMMNLIATSEESSTLIKELLNENPVDKTYTALYARLSEGISYWNLCLIQSAPEMYAEVREKAASLLTGKAVMYLIDLDAGSFGIVYGSSPHAVEGDGIHELTLALREAYPGQPLFIACGDHEESLCYIANCYRTAKEALMHYFYQPENPGLLAYREIREQTFSYHYDPIRLIDALLSPVNTLDIAGYRQAVDEAARGFREKRVAPEVVKKFAIHIMYRIQELTPEAGGEHGENAAKAFKLPEIQHSMMSLSGLMDHLRTFGESSIELLLQEQDKCSHGIVREINQYIQQHYRESLSIQKLAEVFFLHPVYLGQLLMKKNGINFNEQLHNLRIAESTVLLREHKLKLSEIAEQVGYANYGQFLKQFEKKMHMGPNEYRNAKF is encoded by the coding sequence ATGAAGTATAAAGTGCTGTTGATCGATGATGAACCGAGTGCCCTGGAGGGTATGCTGCTATGGATTGATTGGCAGGAGCTGGGGTTCGAGGTGTGCGGAACCAGCAGCAATGGCAGGGAAGGGCTGCAGCAGATGAAAGAGCTAGAGCCGGATCTGGTCATTACGGATGTGAATATGCCGCTGCTGAACGGGCTGGAGATGATTGCCGCCTGGCAGCGGGCGGGCCAAAGAGAGATTAAATTTGCCATACTGAGCGGCTACAGCGAGTTCGAATATGCCCAGACAGCTATCCGGTACGGCATTAACCATTATCTGCTCAAACCGGTATTTCCGGAAGAGGCGGCGGAGGAATTGCGGGAAATACACCAGGAGCTGAAGCAGGAGACCCGCAGCCGGATGATGAATCTGATCGCGACGTCGGAGGAGAGCAGCACTCTTATTAAGGAACTGCTGAATGAAAATCCGGTAGACAAGACCTATACTGCGCTGTATGCCAGGCTGTCGGAGGGTATCAGCTACTGGAACCTGTGCCTGATTCAAAGTGCGCCGGAAATGTACGCAGAGGTAAGAGAAAAGGCGGCATCCCTGCTGACCGGGAAAGCTGTGATGTATTTGATTGATCTGGATGCGGGAAGCTTCGGCATTGTGTATGGGAGTTCCCCGCATGCCGTGGAGGGCGACGGCATTCATGAGCTGACGCTTGCCTTGCGGGAGGCGTACCCTGGCCAGCCCTTATTTATTGCGTGTGGAGACCATGAAGAATCCTTGTGCTATATAGCGAACTGTTACCGGACGGCCAAAGAAGCGCTTATGCATTACTTCTACCAGCCGGAGAATCCCGGATTGTTGGCCTATCGGGAGATCCGTGAACAGACATTCAGCTATCACTATGATCCTATCCGGCTGATCGATGCTTTGCTCAGCCCGGTCAATACATTGGATATTGCCGGTTACCGCCAGGCTGTGGATGAGGCAGCCCGCGGCTTTCGGGAGAAGCGGGTCGCCCCGGAGGTAGTGAAGAAGTTTGCAATTCATATTATGTACCGCATACAGGAGCTGACCCCTGAAGCTGGCGGAGAACACGGGGAGAATGCGGCCAAGGCCTTTAAGCTTCCTGAAATTCAGCATTCCATGATGAGTTTGAGCGGGCTAATGGACCACCTGCGGACCTTCGGCGAGAGCAGTATTGAACTGCTTCTGCAGGAGCAGGACAAGTGCTCGCACGGGATCGTGCGGGAGATCAATCAGTATATCCAGCAGCATTACCGTGAAAGCCTGAGTATTCAGAAGCTGGCAGAAGTCTTTTTCCTGCACCCGGTTTATCTGGGACAGCTGCTAATGAAGAAGAACGGAATCAACTTCAATGAGCAGCTTCATAACCTGCGGATCGCGGAGTCCACGGTGCTGCTGCGTGAGCATAAATTAAAGCTTTCAGAAATTGCCGAGCAGGTGGGCTATGCCAATTATGGACAGTTTCTGAAGCAATTTGAGAAGAAAATGCATATGGGACCGAATGAATACCGGAATGCAAAGTTCTAA
- a CDS encoding ABC transporter permease — MDETLEIDTVVRHPKKKKKKRPVTWSLIKSQNQLIWMSVPLMLYIILFAYVPVWGWTMAFQNYKPAKSFSEQEWVGLKQFKFLFTDDNFLRVLRNTLAMGIINLVLGFVTAIVLALLLNEIKKVFWKRTVQTISYLPHFLSWIIVTGIVATSLSINDGIVNIVLMKLHLIKEPILWLSEGKYFWGIVGASHVWKEVGWNTIIYLAAIASIDPALYEAAEIDGANRYKKMMFVTLPGIKATIVILMIMSIGHVLEAGFEVQYLLGNGLVVDWAETIDIFVLKYGLAQGNYSLATAGGIFKTVVSVTLLLMANGISKRLGEERLL; from the coding sequence ATGGATGAGACCCTAGAAATAGATACCGTCGTCCGGCATCCCAAGAAAAAGAAGAAGAAGCGGCCCGTCACCTGGTCGTTGATCAAAAGCCAGAATCAGCTCATATGGATGTCTGTACCTCTAATGCTCTATATTATTCTTTTTGCCTATGTCCCCGTCTGGGGCTGGACAATGGCTTTCCAGAATTACAAGCCGGCCAAGTCCTTCAGCGAACAGGAATGGGTAGGATTGAAGCAATTCAAGTTTCTGTTTACCGATGATAATTTCCTCCGGGTGCTGCGCAATACATTGGCGATGGGGATTATCAATCTTGTGCTTGGTTTTGTTACGGCCATCGTACTCGCGCTGCTGCTGAATGAAATCAAGAAGGTGTTCTGGAAAAGAACCGTGCAGACGATTTCCTATCTGCCGCACTTTTTGTCCTGGATTATTGTTACCGGCATTGTGGCCACCTCGCTGTCCATCAATGACGGGATTGTCAACATCGTTCTAATGAAGCTGCATCTGATTAAAGAGCCGATTCTATGGCTCAGTGAAGGCAAGTATTTCTGGGGAATAGTAGGCGCCTCGCATGTATGGAAGGAAGTCGGCTGGAATACGATTATTTATCTCGCGGCCATTGCTTCCATTGATCCAGCACTTTATGAAGCCGCCGAAATTGACGGCGCGAACCGCTACAAGAAAATGATGTTTGTAACTTTGCCTGGTATTAAAGCAACGATCGTAATTCTGATGATTATGTCCATAGGGCATGTCCTGGAAGCGGGCTTTGAGGTTCAGTACCTGCTCGGCAACGGGCTTGTTGTGGACTGGGCGGAAACGATAGATATATTCGTGCTTAAATACGGGCTTGCCCAAGGGAATTATTCACTCGCGACTGCTGGCGGGATTTTCAAAACCGTCGTCAGCGTAACATTGCTGCTTATGGCTAACGGAATTTCTAAGCGGCTTGGGGAAGAGAGGCTGTTATAA
- a CDS encoding sugar ABC transporter substrate-binding protein yields the protein MGGKSKTTFKFSLIMLLSLSFTLAGCGGNNNTKNNAKAEETGGAQTTAAATTGDKVEPFNISIFLGEAGQQPTPDNKIYKKIKEETGASFNFEFLAGDINQKLGVMIAGQDYPDMMTGNTKLTAAGAYIPLEDLIEQYAPNLKAHYADYWNMMKDPNDGHIYILPNYGVYNGKVNSAYYSGPAFWIQKAILKEFGYPKVKTLDEYFDLIEKYKEKYPKIDGSPTIGFEILNSDWRNWGLFNAPQHLIGHPNDGGVVVNDGVAEIFADKDYAKQYYQKLNEVNQKGLIDKETFVQNYDQYMAKLSSGTVLGMFDQHWNFGSAEESLTTQNKIERTYVGLPLVYDKATKDYYRDRAALNLNNGFGISINAKDPVKIIKLLDTLISEDWQKTFAWGIEGKDYIVNEKGRFMRTQEQRDKATDATWQLANKAKSLYSWMPKIEGSFNDGNATGVSEQPEEYQAGLKPFDKEFLDAYGFNSYVDFFSEPPANPVYYPAWSIDLVEGSDAKIANTKLNELSTKFLPKAILASPAEFDSVWGDYVGEVKKANVKAYEDKINEQIKWRIDNWSK from the coding sequence ATGGGGGGCAAGTCTAAAACAACGTTTAAGTTTTCCCTGATTATGCTGTTATCCCTGAGCTTTACCCTCGCCGGATGCGGCGGGAACAACAACACCAAGAACAACGCTAAAGCGGAAGAGACCGGTGGAGCACAAACTACGGCGGCTGCAACTACGGGCGACAAAGTCGAGCCGTTCAACATCAGCATCTTCCTCGGCGAAGCCGGACAGCAGCCGACGCCGGACAATAAGATTTACAAGAAAATCAAAGAAGAAACGGGTGCCAGCTTCAATTTTGAATTTTTGGCGGGCGACATCAACCAGAAGCTGGGTGTTATGATTGCCGGCCAGGATTACCCGGATATGATGACGGGCAATACGAAGCTGACGGCTGCAGGCGCCTACATTCCGCTTGAAGATTTGATTGAACAATACGCACCAAATTTGAAAGCGCATTACGCCGATTACTGGAACATGATGAAAGACCCGAATGACGGACATATTTATATCCTGCCAAATTACGGGGTGTACAACGGTAAGGTCAATAGTGCCTATTACTCGGGTCCTGCCTTCTGGATTCAAAAGGCAATTCTCAAGGAGTTCGGTTATCCAAAGGTCAAGACGCTTGATGAATATTTCGATCTGATCGAAAAATATAAGGAGAAATATCCAAAGATTGACGGAAGCCCGACCATCGGGTTCGAAATTCTTAACTCTGACTGGAGAAACTGGGGTCTGTTCAATGCGCCGCAGCATCTGATCGGTCATCCGAACGATGGCGGTGTAGTTGTAAATGACGGCGTGGCCGAAATTTTTGCAGACAAAGATTATGCCAAGCAATACTACCAGAAACTGAACGAAGTCAACCAGAAGGGCCTGATTGACAAAGAGACCTTTGTTCAGAACTATGACCAGTATATGGCGAAGCTGTCCAGCGGTACGGTTCTGGGGATGTTTGACCAGCACTGGAACTTTGGCTCTGCCGAAGAATCGCTGACCACGCAGAATAAAATCGAGCGTACTTACGTAGGTCTTCCGCTTGTATACGATAAGGCTACTAAAGACTACTATCGCGATAGAGCGGCTTTGAACCTGAACAACGGCTTCGGTATCAGCATCAACGCTAAAGATCCGGTGAAGATTATCAAACTGCTGGATACACTGATCAGCGAAGACTGGCAGAAGACGTTTGCCTGGGGGATTGAAGGCAAGGATTACATCGTGAACGAGAAAGGCCGCTTCATGAGAACACAGGAGCAGCGCGATAAAGCTACAGATGCGACATGGCAGCTTGCCAACAAGGCCAAATCGCTGTACAGCTGGATGCCTAAAATCGAGGGCAGCTTCAACGACGGCAATGCCACCGGCGTTTCCGAGCAGCCTGAAGAATATCAAGCCGGCTTAAAACCTTTTGACAAGGAGTTCCTGGATGCTTATGGCTTTAACAGCTATGTCGATTTCTTCAGCGAACCCCCTGCTAACCCTGTCTATTACCCGGCCTGGTCCATCGATTTGGTGGAAGGCTCGGATGCTAAAATCGCCAACACCAAGCTGAATGAATTGTCGACAAAGTTCCTGCCTAAAGCCATCCTTGCCAGCCCGGCAGAATTTGATTCCGTCTGGGGCGATTATGTCGGAGAGGTTAAGAAGGCTAATGTAAAGGCTTATGAAGACAAGATCAATGAGCAGATAAAATGGAGAATTGATAACTGGAGTAAATAA
- a CDS encoding response regulator, with the protein MLKVMLVDDEPWVLEGLRTMVNWEKFGFEICGEALNGTDALRLIQEQKPDLVLTDINMPVFNGLELIAKLNVSMTKPPKFVILSGYDDFQYARTALRQRVDQYLLKPIDDEEIESLLGKMQTIIQNEIASKVDRQKKRAFVVNNLITRLIQGEHSEELRVMAVNLLNLQPDTELVCILIAPPYTAVDIDQRLNDYFPWESTCFFQDAAGRSGMMIQSASISCDSLAENARMLQKALAEQVLEPAAIMISDRMNGIESMREIYSQTLEVWKLKYHREKGGVFFYSDLKRMSVGAELQNDSLEKLLEKVKANDTAGIEPSIRELFASFAEQLLTVEAVQAQVAHLEMTLCRLLAEMNGDPAILMNKLQKEYGELGSLGDYFMLGKYADGLCRQTAVYLAELHSANEGNTIFNVIQYVDLEFRNKLQLQELARQFHMNSAYLGQLFRKETGRSFSEYLNEKRIEAAKGLLKRTQLKISDIALQVGFSNTDYFIDKFKLIVGVVPSVYKNAKKNKQL; encoded by the coding sequence ATGCTGAAGGTCATGCTTGTTGACGATGAACCGTGGGTTCTTGAAGGTCTGAGAACGATGGTGAATTGGGAGAAGTTCGGTTTCGAGATATGCGGGGAAGCCTTGAACGGCACGGATGCGCTCAGGCTTATCCAGGAGCAGAAGCCGGATTTAGTATTAACGGATATCAATATGCCCGTATTCAATGGTCTCGAATTGATTGCCAAGCTAAATGTAAGTATGACCAAGCCACCAAAGTTTGTCATTCTAAGCGGTTATGATGATTTCCAGTATGCCCGGACCGCGCTCCGCCAGCGGGTCGATCAATACCTGCTGAAGCCGATCGACGACGAAGAAATCGAGTCCTTGCTGGGCAAGATGCAAACGATCATTCAAAATGAAATCGCTTCCAAAGTGGATCGTCAGAAAAAGCGGGCGTTTGTCGTAAATAATCTGATCACTCGCCTGATTCAGGGTGAGCATAGTGAAGAGCTGCGGGTTATGGCTGTCAACCTGCTGAACCTGCAGCCGGATACGGAGCTGGTATGCATTCTTATCGCCCCGCCTTATACCGCCGTCGATATCGACCAGCGCTTAAACGATTATTTCCCCTGGGAATCCACTTGTTTCTTTCAGGATGCGGCGGGCCGGTCGGGCATGATGATTCAGTCGGCTTCGATCAGCTGCGATAGTCTGGCGGAGAATGCCAGAATGCTCCAGAAAGCACTTGCAGAACAGGTGCTTGAACCGGCAGCCATCATGATCAGTGACAGAATGAACGGGATAGAGTCCATGCGGGAAATTTATTCGCAGACGCTTGAAGTATGGAAGCTGAAGTATCACCGGGAGAAGGGTGGAGTCTTTTTTTATAGTGACCTCAAGAGAATGAGTGTAGGGGCGGAGCTTCAGAATGACAGTCTGGAGAAGCTGCTGGAGAAGGTCAAGGCTAACGATACGGCTGGAATTGAGCCCAGCATCAGGGAACTGTTCGCTTCTTTCGCAGAACAGCTGCTGACTGTTGAAGCGGTGCAGGCTCAGGTGGCTCACCTGGAGATGACGTTATGCCGGCTGCTGGCGGAGATGAACGGGGACCCGGCTATCCTTATGAATAAGCTACAGAAGGAATATGGAGAACTCGGCAGTCTCGGCGATTATTTTATGCTGGGCAAATATGCGGATGGACTATGCAGGCAGACAGCTGTCTATCTGGCAGAGCTGCACAGCGCCAATGAAGGGAATACGATTTTTAACGTTATCCAGTATGTCGATCTTGAATTCCGCAACAAGCTGCAGCTTCAGGAGCTGGCGAGACAATTCCACATGAATTCCGCTTATTTGGGACAGCTGTTCCGTAAAGAGACAGGCCGCAGCTTCAGCGAGTATTTGAATGAGAAACGCATTGAAGCCGCGAAAGGACTTCTTAAGCGGACGCAGCTGAAAATCTCCGATATTGCCCTTCAAGTTGGGTTCTCCAATACGGATTATTTTATAGATAAATTCAAGCTGATCGTGGGTGTTGTGCCCTCGGTCTATAAAAATGCCAAAAAGAATAAGCAGCTCTAA
- a CDS encoding carbohydrate ABC transporter permease: protein MDNRQISPQKKAGFTMKKSLGTGRLEPILFTSFNTVFMICLVLVTLYPFLNTIAVSFNAGNDTIRGGIYLWPRVWTVQNYKAIFASGTIYDAFLISVARTVISTILNIFLTTMLAYTLSRREYVFRKPITVIFVLTMYFSAGLIPGYFLIKDLHLLNSFWVYILPSMISAFNMIVIRTYIGTIPESLLESARIDGAGDFRIFMKVVFPLCKPVLATIALFVAVGAWNSWFDAFIYTSSRQNLSTLQYELMKLLSSTMNSNSNPNVSAGVGMDQESARALVTPLSIRAAITVVASVPILLVYPFMQKYFVVGLNVGSVKE, encoded by the coding sequence ATGGATAACCGACAAATTAGCCCTCAGAAAAAAGCAGGCTTCACGATGAAAAAGAGCTTAGGCACCGGCAGGCTTGAACCGATTCTATTCACTTCGTTCAATACGGTCTTTATGATCTGCCTGGTGCTTGTGACATTATATCCGTTCCTTAATACCATTGCTGTTTCGTTCAACGCGGGCAATGATACGATCCGCGGCGGCATTTACTTATGGCCGAGAGTCTGGACTGTTCAGAACTACAAGGCAATCTTTGCCTCGGGGACGATTTATGACGCATTTCTGATATCAGTGGCGCGCACAGTGATTTCAACGATTCTAAACATTTTCCTGACGACCATGCTTGCCTACACATTAAGCCGGAGGGAATATGTATTCCGCAAGCCGATTACTGTGATCTTTGTACTCACCATGTATTTCAGTGCCGGTTTGATTCCAGGGTATTTCCTGATCAAGGATCTGCACCTGCTGAACAGCTTCTGGGTATATATTCTCCCGTCCATGATCAGCGCATTTAATATGATCGTCATCCGTACGTACATCGGCACGATTCCGGAAAGTCTGCTGGAATCGGCGAGAATCGACGGTGCAGGGGATTTCAGAATTTTCATGAAGGTTGTTTTCCCTTTGTGCAAACCGGTGCTCGCTACCATTGCCCTGTTTGTGGCTGTCGGCGCATGGAACTCCTGGTTTGATGCCTTTATCTATACCTCTTCCAGACAGAATCTTAGTACCCTGCAATATGAGCTGATGAAGCTGTTATCTTCAACGATGAATTCCAACAGCAATCCGAACGTTTCCGCCGGGGTAGGGATGGATCAGGAATCGGCCAGAGCGTTGGTGACGCCGTTGTCGATCCGGGCCGCTATTACCGTAGTGGCTTCGGTACCTATCTTGCTCGTCTATCCATTCATGCAGAAATATTTTGTTGTGGGCCTGAATGTGGGCAGTGTGAAGGAATAA
- a CDS encoding cache domain-containing sensor histidine kinase yields the protein MKTKKVRRFGNIVNDIPLNYKFILIYIVGVLLPIMVINLVFLDRISDLIKSREQQNLEISLERARKDVHDFIEGGVAVSYTLSADKSLYEMLDRTYKDSIDFYNTYDEQLRDRLNSYMPVNNQIERISVFTNNTSIVSGGNYQIMNQKVRKSEWYKQASASGNRVIVTAYRTSENELRTSSIPTLSVVEQMDNYSSLNKFDKLLRIDLDLSEIYDIIVREKDYLSLYLVNEQNQIVMSADGGYQRVKDEPYPLFKQLDDGQQEDVHVVAVGTANYLKGWRIIGITQGERLTQAILDMQLYAAVLATTVTLLTSCFIYVMLRSYNYRVKRLSRHMQKVSNEKFELIRIDEGRDEIGGLIHNFNRMTSRINSLINDVYKLEIQSKNLEMERVRAELNFLQSQMNPHFLFNTLNAILVVCTKNNYSDVTDIVKSLSKLLRRLLSWKEDVVSVQEEMSFIEMYLKIEKFRFRDKFDYQFDIDEQALRYKIPKLSMQPLVENSCKHGLQTIEGLGIIRVKAAVQDNRLQITVSDNGKGMEAAKLKELLSAISTEDSFGANIGLRNVYRRLELNYADQVRFEIVSAPNQGTVVAFGIPLKLLEQISPPGNEGNP from the coding sequence ATGAAAACCAAAAAAGTAAGAAGATTCGGAAATATCGTCAACGACATTCCCCTGAATTATAAGTTCATCCTCATTTACATCGTGGGTGTGCTGTTGCCGATTATGGTGATTAATCTGGTCTTTCTGGACCGTATCTCGGATTTGATCAAATCAAGGGAGCAGCAGAACCTGGAGATTTCTTTGGAGCGGGCGCGAAAGGACGTTCATGATTTTATCGAAGGTGGCGTAGCTGTCAGCTACACGCTGTCTGCGGATAAGAGTCTGTATGAAATGCTGGACCGGACGTATAAGGACTCGATTGATTTTTACAATACCTATGATGAGCAGCTGCGGGACCGGCTCAACAGCTATATGCCGGTGAATAATCAGATCGAGCGGATCAGTGTGTTCACCAATAATACATCGATTGTGTCCGGCGGCAACTATCAGATCATGAACCAGAAGGTCCGGAAAAGCGAATGGTACAAGCAGGCGAGTGCATCGGGCAACCGGGTTATTGTCACCGCTTACAGGACTAGCGAGAACGAGCTCCGCACCTCGTCCATTCCCACACTTAGTGTAGTTGAGCAGATGGACAATTACAGCTCACTGAATAAATTTGATAAGCTGCTGCGGATTGATCTGGATCTTAGTGAAATTTACGACATCATTGTGAGGGAAAAAGACTATCTGAGCCTATACCTGGTCAACGAGCAGAATCAGATCGTCATGTCAGCGGACGGCGGTTACCAGCGGGTGAAAGATGAGCCGTATCCGCTGTTCAAACAGCTCGATGACGGCCAGCAGGAGGACGTTCATGTTGTGGCTGTAGGCACAGCCAACTACCTCAAGGGCTGGAGAATTATCGGAATTACCCAGGGAGAGCGGCTTACCCAGGCCATTCTGGATATGCAGCTGTATGCGGCAGTTCTGGCGACAACAGTCACCCTGCTGACCTCCTGCTTTATCTACGTGATGTTAAGATCCTATAATTACCGCGTAAAACGGCTGTCCAGACATATGCAGAAGGTATCGAACGAAAAGTTTGAGCTGATCCGCATCGACGAGGGCCGGGATGAGATCGGCGGCCTGATCCATAATTTCAACCGGATGACCTCCAGGATCAATTCGTTGATTAATGATGTGTATAAGCTGGAGATTCAGAGCAAGAATCTGGAGATGGAGCGGGTCAGGGCGGAGCTCAATTTCCTGCAAAGCCAGATGAACCCGCATTTTCTGTTCAATACCTTAAATGCAATTCTTGTTGTCTGCACCAAAAACAACTACTCCGATGTGACAGATATTGTGAAGAGCTTGTCGAAGCTGTTGCGCAGGCTGCTCAGCTGGAAAGAGGATGTGGTGTCGGTGCAGGAGGAAATGTCGTTTATTGAGATGTATCTGAAGATTGAAAAGTTCAGGTTCAGGGATAAATTTGACTATCAGTTTGACATTGATGAGCAGGCGCTGCGGTACAAGATTCCGAAGCTGAGCATGCAGCCGCTTGTGGAGAATTCCTGCAAGCACGGCCTGCAGACCATAGAGGGGCTTGGCATTATTAGGGTGAAGGCAGCGGTTCAGGATAACCGCCTGCAGATCACGGTTTCGGATAACGGCAAAGGGATGGAGGCCGCGAAGCTGAAAGAGCTGCTGTCCGCGATCTCCACGGAGGACTCCTTTGGAGCGAACATCGGACTCCGCAACGTGTACCGCAGGTTGGAGCTGAATTATGCGGATCAGGTCCGCTTTGAGATTGTCAGTGCACCGAACCAGGGGACGGTAGTTGCCTTCGGTATCCCGCTTAAGCTGCTTGAACAAATTAGTCCGCCGGGAAATGAGGGGAACCCATGA